A region from the Lycium barbarum isolate Lr01 chromosome 8, ASM1917538v2, whole genome shotgun sequence genome encodes:
- the LOC132606777 gene encoding disease resistance protein RUN1-like, protein MDTQCIIQGDSSASQFSHSPHWNYDVFLSFRGEDTRKTFTGHLYSRLCQVGVNTFIDDEELRKGEVISRELEKSIEESRISIVVFSRNYASSSWCLDELVKILECKHKLKEVVLPIFYDVDPSQVRKQTGCFGEALAKHKERFGTERTEKWTAALTEAANLSGWDLQNVANGYEFKFIENIIEQVLQVLNQTPLDIAWHAVGLDTRVKEIDLLLQNECEDEVHMVGMYGVGGIGKTTLAKAIYNRIFRHFDGSCFLSNVRSEAEAPSNGLVKLQQKLLRQILKNKDFEINNVAEGIKLIKTRFESKKVLIVLDDLDHMRQLHALARDRSWFGSGSLIIITTRDKHLLCGLRANERYEAKLLNDNEAMQLFSWHAFNHLFPPQEYVELAQDIIKYSSGLPLALATLGSHLQGRCAEEWRFEFEKLKAIPHSDIHEILKISFDGLDDDTQSVFLDIACIFHWFYKDEVTKTLNACGFHSESAISTLVRKCLLQRDMYQLVMHDLVRDMGREIVRMESPRDPGKRSRLFSPQAVHDVLQGNKGSEKVEVLKVEGLALSGVSLSTKAFKKMKNLRVLIIDELHISGDFELLSKELRWLSWLKCPLKCIPSKFPAEKLVVLDMKESNIQEFGLNLKHCKSLKNMDLSYCKRLKRTPNFSGSQSLETLRLRGCSSLKEIHQSIGNLDRLIDLDLNGCKKLTDLPRNICQLKSLENLNIGSCSSIHALPVDLGDMQSLKKLLALYTGIKQLPRSIELLRDLVILEVGGQNEEANRSFFQRKVHRVQSLSTSISQLSITYCGLSEEDIPRDIGSLSSLLSLDLSGNNFQCLPFNFSKLGCLESLKLSDCENLQTLPSVSKLENLKKFELVNCKNLVKITELDNLPVYIEELNMLNCSSLPNPFNEGFFSARALAFPCRKDRNRGLNIYPQCKEVPEWCQNQVTTSSICFTMPPTHNKEYQFLGMIAWCARKFVKTVSPGGFSFSKNKSSRSYYWPYDRAIPGGNVELSCVQYISSLQTPFYGQIKAGDKIQISEWGTEITVKKIGVHLLYLDKQGKVTSLPAVMDHSDSIK, encoded by the exons ATGGATACTCAATGTATTATTCAGGGAGATTCATCTGCTTCCCAGTTCTCTCACTCACCCCATTGGAACTATGATGTATTTTTGAGTTTCAGAGGTGAAGATACCCGAAAAACCTTCACTGGTCATCTTTATTCCAGATTGTGTCAAGTTGGAGTTAATACCTTCATAGATGATGAGGAGTTGAGAAAGGGCGAGGTGATTTCAAGGGAGCTAGAGAAATCAATTGAAGAGTCCAGGATTTCAATTGTTGTTTTCTCAAGAAATTATGCTTCCTCTAGTTGGTGTCTTGATGAACTTGTTAAGATTCTCGAATGCAAACATAAGTTAAAGGAGGTAGTTTTGCCTATTTTCTATGATGTTGATCCTTCTCAAGTGCGCAAGCAAACAGGGTGCTTTGGTGAAGCTTTGGCTAAACACAAGGAACGATTTGGGACTGAAAGAACGGAGAAGTGGACGGCTGCACTTACTGAAGCTGCAAATTTATCTGGATGGGATTTGCAAAATGTTGCTAACGG GTATGAATTTAAATTTATCGAGAATATTATTGAACAAGTCCTACAAGTGCTCAACCAGACACCTCTGGATATTGCTTGGCACGCAGTTGGACTAGATACTCGTGTCAAAGAGATAGATTTGTTGTTGCAAAATGAATGTGAAGATGAAGTTCACATGGTTGGTATGTATGGTGTTGGTGGTATAGGGAAAACAACTCTGGCAAAAGCTATCTACAATCGAATATTTCGACACTTCGATGGTAGTTGCTTCTTATCGAATGTTAGATCAGAAGCTGAAGCACCATCTAATGGTCTGGTCAAGCTGCAACAGAAACTTCTTCGTCAAATTCTCAAAAATAAGGATTTTGAAATTAACAATGTTGCTGAAGGTATCAAACTAATCAAAACAAGATTTGAGTCAAAAAAGGTTCTAATAGTTCTTGATGATTTGGACCACATGAGACAATTGCATGCCTTAGCAAGAGATCGAAGTTGGTTTGGTTCAGGTAGTCTCATAATTATTACAACCCGAGACAAGCATTTGCTATGTGGGCTTAGAGCAAATGAGAGATACGAGGCCAAACTATTAAATGACAATGAAGCTATGCAACTTTTTAGTTGGCATGCTTTTAACCATCTTTTTCCACCACAAGAATATGTTGAGCTGGCCCAAGACATAATCAAATATTCTAGTGGTCTACCATTAGCTCTTGCGACATTGGGTTCACATTTGCAAGGAAGATGCGCAGAAGAATGGAGATTTGAATTTGAAAAGCTAAAAGCAATTCCTCATAGTGATATCCATGAGATTCTCAAGATAAGCTTTGATGGACTTGATGATGATACTCAGAGTGTTTTCCTTGATATTGCGTGCATTTTTCATTGGTTTTACAAGGATGAAGTTACCAAAACATTAAATGCATGTGGTTTTCATTCTGAAAGTGCAATTTCAACTTTGGTCCGAAAATGCTTGCTCCAAAGGGATATGTATCAGTTAGTGATGCATGATCTGGTCCGAGATATGGGAAGAGAAATCGTTCGCATGGAATCACCCCGAGACCCTGGAAAACGAAGCAGATTGTTTAGCCCACAAGCAGTCCATGACGTTCTACAAGGAAATAAA GGTTCTGAAAAGGTAGAAGTACTGAAGGTGGAAGGACTGGCATTAAGTGGAGTGAGCTTAAGCACCAAAGCATTTAAGAAAATGAAAAATCTTAGGGTGCTTATAATTGATGAATtacatattagtggagattttgaGCTGTTGTCCAAGGAGCTCAGATGGTTGTCGTGGCTAAAATGTCCTTTAAAGTGTATACCATCAAAATTTCCAGCTGAGAAACTAGTAGTTCTAGATATGAAAGAGAGTAATATCCAAGAATTTGGATTGAATTTGAAG CATTGTAAAAGTTTGAAGAATATGGATCTCTCTTATTGCAAGCGCCTTAAAAGAACACCAAACTTCAGTGGTTCACAAAGCCTTGAGACTTTGCGGCTTCGTGGTTGCTCAAGTCTGAAGGAGATCCATCAATCAATTGGAAATTTAGACAGACTAATTGATCTAGATTTGAATGGTTGCAAAAAGCTTACAGATCTTCCGCGCAACATATGTCAGCTAAAATCCCTTGAAAACTTAAACATTGGAAGCTGCTCATCTATACATGCACTGCCAGTTGACCTTGGAGATATGCAAAGTCTAAAAAAACTTTTGGCACTTTATACAGGTATAAAACAATTGCCCAGATCTATTGAACTGCTAAGAGATCTTGTAATTTTGGAAGTGGGAGGTCAAAATGAAGAGGCAAACAGGAGTTTTTTTCAAAGAAAAGTCCATCGCGTACAATCCTTGTCAACTTCTATTTCGCAGTTAAGCATTACATATTGTGGTTTGTCTGAGGAAGATATTCCTAGGGATATTGGGAGTTTATCCTCCTTACTTTCTTTAGATTTGAGTGGCAACAATTTCCAGTGTCTACCCTTTAACTTTTCTAAGTTAGGATGCTTGGAGTCCTTGAAATTGAGTGACTGTGAGAATCTTCAAACACTCCCATCAGTATCTAAGTTAGAAAATCTTAAGAAATTTGAACTTGTAAATTGCAAGAACTTGGTTAAGATTACAGAGTTGGACAATCTCCCAGTTTATATAGAGGAGCTCAACATGCTTAATTGTAGTTCTCTGCCGAATCCATTCAACGAAGGCTTCTTTAGTGCACGTGCTCTAGCATTTCCATGCAGAAAAGATCGAAATCGg GGGTTAAATATTTATCCCCAATGCAAAGAGGTTCCAGAATGGTGCCAAAATCAAGTAACAACTTCATCTATTTGCTTTACTATGCCACCCACACACAATAAGGAGTATCAGTTTTTAGGAATGATTGCCTGGTGTGCTCGCAAGTTTGTCAAAACAGTCTCTCCGGGCGGGTTTAGTTTTTCTAAAAACAAATCTTCAAGAAGCTACTACTGGCCTTATGATCGTGCAATACCTGGTGGAAATGTAGAGCTATCATGTGTACAATACATATCTTCCTTACAGACACCTTTTTATGGGCAGATCAAAGCTGGAGACAAGATACAAATTAGTGAGTGGGGTACAGAAATTACAGTAAAGAAGATAGGGGTTCATCTGTTATATTTAGACAAACAAGGTAAAGTTACATCCTTGCCGGCAGTGATGGATCATTCTGATTCGATTAAATGA